The genomic segment TTACCGCCCGGTTTTATGTCACAGGAGCAGGCGCAAATCCGGTGCGTGACTGGCTGATGCGGCTTCCCGTCCCTGATCGTCAACAGATCGGGCACGACATCCGCGCCGTGGAATTTGGCTGGCCGGTGGGCATGCTCTTGTGCCGATCCTTGGGTGCGGGGTTATGGGAAGTCCGCTCGACCTTGCCCAGCCGCCGCATTGCGCGGGTGCTGTTCTGTGTCGGTGGCGGCGAATTGATATTGCTGCACGGTTTTATCAAGAAGACGCAGAAGACCCCGGCAGGGGATTTACAGATAGCCGCGAAACGGATGAAAGAGGTGCAATCATGAAGAAGCGCAAGAATCCCCATATCGGCGGCAAGTTTGAGGACTGGATGAAAGAGCAAGGCATGTATGAGGAGGCGACCAGCGCCGCTATCAAGAAAGTTGTCGCGTGGCAAATTCAGCAGGCGATGGAAGAACAGAACTTGACCCGGACGGAAATGGCACGGCGGATGGAAACAAGCCGGGTGCAGCTCAACCGCTTGCTCGATCCCACAAACGACGGCGTAACGCTGGCCACCTTGAGCCGTGCGGCGGCCATTGTTGGCCGTCGGCTGCGTCTGGAATTGGTGTAAACCAAGAGGCCGGTTGCGCCGCACGGCAGACCACTTCCCGCCCCACGAACGAGAACAGAGGGGGTACAGATGAAACGCTATCGACAGAACCCGCCGCACCCCGGCGATTTTATCCGAACGGAAATTATTCAACCGGCTGGCCTGTCCGTGACCGCCGCCGCCGTGCTGGACGTGTCGCGCCCTGCCCTCTCGAATTTGTTGAACGGCAAGGCCAATCTGACCGGCGATATGGCCTTGCGGATCGAAAAGGCGTTCGGCGTTAAAATGGATACGTTGATGAAGATGCAATCCAACTATGACATTGCAGAGACGCGCCGCCGTGAGAAAGAGATTAAAGGCGTGCGGCGCTTCCATGCGACGCTGCACCCGTGACGACTTCATTGTCTATAGGAGCTCAACTGTTTTGTCCCTAGGAGCCTGTCCGATATTAACCCTCACGCACTTGTATGCAGCCTCAGGCTCCTGTAGAAGCATTGCTACGNNNNNNNNNNNNNNNNNNNNNNNNNNNNNNNNNNNNNNNNNNNNNNNNNNNNNNNNNNNNNNNNNNNNNNNNNNNNNNNNNNNNNNNNNNNNNNNNNNNNTGGATCAGCGAGGAAGATCAGGCTGCGCTCAGATCAATGTCGGACAGGCTCCTAGCCCGCATTATTCATGACCCTTCTGCTGCAATCGCCGATACGCCGCTTGTTTCTCGTCTTCACCATCCGTCGACGGCGCATCCGCATTATTTCAGCCAGAGATATGAGTCTCAAGGAGCGGAGGACGTATCGTGACCAAACTCAAAAAAAGACCGACGTTCAAGAGTGAGAAACAGGAAGCTGAGTTTTGGGCGTCACACGACTCAACGGAGTATGTCGACTACTCCAAGAGTCGTCGGATGGTGTTTCCCCGGTTGAAGCCGTCTACCGAGACGATCTCGCTCCGCCTGCCAAAATCCCTCTTGGATCAACTCAAGACGATCGCGAACAAACGCGACGTCCCGTATCAGACACTGCTCAAGCTCTTCGTGCTCGAACGCGTCCAGGCTGAGTTGCATCACAAACCCGCCAAAGCCTCTTAGCGGGCTCCGATCATGGCGATTGCTGGAAGCTGGTTTGAATGTGGCGAGCAGGGCAGAACGACATGGTCCCTAGCACAGTGGCATGTTGTGTCGGGCCAAGACGTTCATCGTCAGTTGGTTAGGCTTGCCGTCGAAGTATGTGAGCAGAGCGTCGTTGAAGATGGTGTTGTCGGTGGCAGCCGTCAGCCACGTGAGTCTAGCCGGTATTCTTTCAGCTGGCCTTTGCCGTTACGCGTAATTTGACGTGAGCCTTCTTCTGAAGCGCGTTTACAATGCTGAAGAAGTTATCCGTGCTGGGATTTCCACGCGGAGCCAACATTCGATGCAAGCTCTTGCTTGGTTTCTTGAGCGTCAAGGCTAGTTCTTCAAATCCTACAGTAGCATTGACAAGATCCCTGAGGATGGCTTTGCCTACGGCGGTGTCGCCTGCGAAATAGGCATTGAGCGCCTCTGTAAAAAGTGCTTCCCGAAAGCGCGGGTCCCGTTCCACACGCGCCGCGATAGTGTTTCTAAATTCCCTTGTCAGTGCCATAGGTCGCTCCGTTCTGTGTTAGGTCTTCTTGGTGGTGCTTCGGCGGCGATAGTCGGCCCATCGCTCTTTTGCCGTCTCGATAGCCTGCTGCTGGCGTTGTTTTGTGCTGCCACCCAGCAGGATCACGAGGCGATCACCGTCTTTGCCGAAATAGATGCGATAGCCAGGACCTGCATCGATCTTTCGCTCAAAGACTCCAGCCCCGACCCCCTTCACGTTCGACCAATTCCCTGCCGCTAGTTGATAGACTCCCGCAGCAACTTTGGCCGAGGCGACGGCATTGAGCCCTTCGAGCCATACGGCGAAAGGTGAGCGGGACTGGGGGTCGAGATATTCGAGTACGCGTATCTCCGACATAGATATAGTAACTGTTATGTTACCACTGCGCTTAGGGGACGTGCAAATGTCTTTACCTGAGCGTGGGAAAGAAACAGGCTTTGGTGGATGAATGATAGGTCTTAATGGATAGGCAGCGGCACAGTCATTTGCGGCGAAAAGTATTCAGGCGGGAGAGGGGAGTCAAGGACGGAGCAGGTACATGCCACGGGGCCAGAGCGCCACGCATTCGCTAGGACCGTTGTTGTGCCAGGATATCGAGAATCGATTGATCGGGCTGGCCGTCGAAGTATTTGAGGAGGGTGTCTTTGAAGAGTGTGTGGTCGGGGGCAGCAGTCAGAAACAAGGTCATGCAGGACCGGAAATTGAGATAGTTGGGATAGCCGAAGATCTCCTCAGCGCTACGACTGTTCACATCGAGCACAAGCTGCGTACAGGCTCTGAGCCTGAGGCCCAGCCTGTATTATTCACGAGAGTTCGTGACGAAACCGCCAAGACGCCTCGCGAGACAGGCGCGCGGAGCTACGAAGGAAGGAGGCATACTTGAAACAGTATGTCGACTGACTGAGCAGCGAGCCCGCCCGCCGTTAGGCTTGTCGTAGCGGCGTATCGGCGGTTGCAGTAGAAGTCTTCGTGAATATTGCAGGCCAGGACTGGGTGTTGCAGATAGGCTTTGGCCTCATCGAGTGAGCCAATGGCAAATTGCTGCGCCATTGCACTGTGTCCAAGACCGGCGATCTGCGGAAAGACAAACCAGATCCAATGGCTGGCCTTTCTCCCGGCCCGCAGCTCAGCAAGGACTGTGTCATAGACACCCACTTGTGCGTTGAGAAACCGGCGTAGGTTGTAGTCATCACTCATTCACTATGCGTGGCCCGGTATATTTGTTCCAGGACGACACCATGTCTGGCAAATGTTGGATTGCAAGACCTGACGCTCTTTACTTGCTCTCCCTTTTCGGTAGTCATGTTCCCGGTAGAGCGGATTCTGGACATGTTATCTGATCTTGTCGAGGGAGAGACTCTATCCATGGAGATGCCTCAAAGGCCTTGCAAAATCTCGATGACTTTTTGATCAAGCTGGCTTCCAAGGGGCATTTGTTTTCCTGACGCAAATGCTTTGGCAAAATCAACCGAGGACATCCTGTCTTGGCGCCGAAGCTCTACAGGTCTGATTTGGCCAGGGAGCACATCAGGCCCCAGGCCATACGTCATAACAGTCAAGACGCCATGTCCAGCTGCTTTAGACGCTGGTACTTTGCCTACTAGTTTCTCGAACTGCATATACACTCGGTCTGGAAGAATGAAATACATTCCCTTCTTGCAAAGCTGTGAGGTTGTGGCGATAGAACTCTTGAGGATTAGCTGAGGGATTAGTCGCTTCCATACATTTGCCCAATTCATGCCGTGTTTCGAATCTGGAACAGAAGATTTTTCTTCGGCATAGGCACGCCAGCTGCTGTGATAGTTTCCGGTTGTGTCGATGCTTTGGACCTCGCAAGGGACCGCAAGAGTAGG from the Nitrospira sp. genome contains:
- a CDS encoding type II toxin-antitoxin system RelE/ParE family toxin, whose amino-acid sequence is MQVKRVTARFYVTGAGANPVRDWLMRLPVPDRQQIGHDIRAVEFGWPVGMLLCRSLGAGLWEVRSTLPSRRIARVLFCVGGGELILLHGFIKKTQKTPAGDLQIAAKRMKEVQS
- a CDS encoding Fis family transcriptional regulator; translated protein: MKKRKNPHIGGKFEDWMKEQGMYEEATSAAIKKVVAWQIQQAMEEQNLTRTEMARRMETSRVQLNRLLDPTNDGVTLATLSRAAAIVGRRLRLELV
- the higA gene encoding addiction module antidote protein, HigA family, whose product is MKRYRQNPPHPGDFIRTEIIQPAGLSVTAAAVLDVSRPALSNLLNGKANLTGDMALRIEKAFGVKMDTLMKMQSNYDIAETRRREKEIKGVRRFHATLHP
- a CDS encoding transcriptional regulator encodes the protein MALTREFRNTIAARVERDPRFREALFTEALNAYFAGDTAVGKAILRDLVNATVGFEELALTLKKPSKSLHRMLAPRGNPSTDNFFSIVNALQKKAHVKLRVTAKAS
- a CDS encoding type II toxin-antitoxin system RelE/ParE family toxin; this translates as MRVLEYLDPQSRSPFAVWLEGLNAVASAKVAAGVYQLAAGNWSNVKGVGAGVFERKIDAGPGYRIYFGKDGDRLVILLGGSTKQRQQQAIETAKERWADYRRRSTTKKT
- a CDS encoding DUF1810 domain-containing protein, producing MGLRLRACTQLVLDVNSRSAEEIFGYPNYLNFRSCMTLFLTAAPDHTLFKDTLLKYFDGQPDQSILDILAQQRS
- a CDS encoding DUF1810 domain-containing protein gives rise to the protein MSDDYNLRRFLNAQVGVYDTVLAELRAGRKASHWIWFVFPQIAGLGHSAMAQQFAIGSLDEAKAYLQHPVLACNIHEDFYCNRRYAATTSLTAGGLAAQSVDILFQVCLLPS